CCCGAACGGCGGGCCCGGTCGGCCAGCCGGACCGTGAGGATGCTGTCGCCGCCGAGTTCGAAGAAGTCGTCGTGCACGCCCACCTGTTCACGTTCGAGCACGTCGGCGAAGAGGGCGCAGAGCACCTTCTCGGGTTCGGTGCGCGGCGCCGCGAAGGGACCGGTCCCGGTGTGGTCGGGGGCGGGCAGCGCCCGGCGGTCGAGCTTGCCGCTGGGGGTGAGCGGCAGGGCGTCCAGGACGACGACCGCGGACGGGACGAGGTGGGCGGGCAGCCGGTCGGCGAGGGCCCGGCGCAGGGGAAGCGGATCCGGCACGGCACCCGCACCCGCACCCGCACCCGCACCCGCACCGGCTTCGGCTTCGGCTTCGGCTTCGGCTTCGGCTTCGGCTTCGGCTTCGGCTTCGGCTTCGGCTTCGGCTTCGGCTTCGGCTTCGGGTACTGGTACTGGTACTGGTACTGGTACGACGTACGCCACCAGTCGGCGCGGTGTCGAGCCGTCCCGGCGGGCCGTGACCGCCGCGTGGGCCACTCCGGGCAGGGACCGCAGCACCGCCTCGATCTCGCCGGGTTCGACGCGGAAGCCCCTGATCTTGACCTGGTCGTCGGCCCGGCCGAGGAACTCCACGGTGCCGTCGGCTCGGCGTCGGGCCAGGTCACCGGTGCGGTAGAGGCGGGTGCCGGGCGGGCCGAAAGGGTCGGCGACGAACCGTTCGGCGGTGCGGCCGGGTTGCTTCAGGTAGCCGCGGGCGAGTCCGTCCCCGGCGAGGTACAGCTCGCCGACGGCTCCCGTGGGCGCCGGGCGCAGGTGGGCGTCGAGGACGTGGACGCGGGTGTGGGCGATGGGCCTGCCCAGCGGGACCGGGCCGCCGTCCTCGCGGTCGTCGTACACGTGCGCCAGGCTGTCCCCGGCCGCCTCGGAGCAGCCGTAGAGGTTGACGAGACGGGCCTGCGGCCAGCGTCGGGCGATCGCCTCGGCCAAGGGGCCGGGCAGGGGTTCGCCGCTGGAGATCCAGGTGCGGACGGTGGCGAAGGCGTCCGGCGGGGCGGATTCGACGAGGGTGGTGTAGAGGCTGGGGACGGCGGTCAGCGTCGTGGCCCGGCTGCGCTCGGCCAGGGCGGCGAGGGCGGTGGGGTCACGGGCCGTGTCGTCGTCGGCGAGTACGACCGCGTCGCCGGTGGCGAGCGCGCCGAGGAGTTCGGTGAGGCCGTCGATGAAGCTCAGCGGGCTCTTCGCGACGCGGACGCCCAGGGCGTCGTCGGCGCGTAACTCCCCTGTCCAGGCCAGGCGGTTGGCGAGGGCCCGCTGAGTGCCCACGACGCCCTTGGGGCGGCCGGTGGAACCGGAGGTGAAGATGACGTAGGCGGGGTGGTCGGGAGAGAGCGGGGAGCGGTCGCGCGGACCACCGCCCGCGGCGCCGCCTTCTCCGCCAGGGGTGCCGGTCTCGTCCGGCGGGCAGATCAACTCCCCGTCGATTCCTAGCTGTTCGCCCATCACCGGCTCGCAGATCACGAAGCGGGGAGCCGCGTCGGTGAGCATCAGCGTGATGCGGTCGCGCGGGTGGGCGGGGTCGATCGGCAGGACGGCCGCGCCGGTCTTGAAGGTCGCGAGGAGGGCGGTCACCTGGTCGGGGCCACGTGGCAGGGCGACGCCGACCACGGACTCCGGTCCTGCGCCCCGGCGGGTCAGGGCAGCGGCCAACCGGTCGGCGCGGGCGTGGAGTTCGGCGTAGGTCAGGGTGGTGTCGCCGTGGAGTACGGCGACGGCGTCCGGGGTGCGGGCGGCCTGGTCGGCGAGAAGGGCGGGGACCGTGGGGTGCGCGAGCGGGCGGAAGGCCAGGCGGTCCAACTCACGCAGGGCGCGGTGTTCGTCCTCGGTCAGGAGGTCCAGCTCGGCGACAGGGCGGGTTGCGTCCGTCACGAACGCCCGTATCAGGAGCCGGAGTCGGGTGCCGGTCCGGGCCGCCTCCGCGTGGTCGACGACGCTCGGCCGGTGCGCGAGTGTCAGCGTCAGGCGTGGGCCGGGCAGCGCGGTCAGGGTCAGAGGGTAGTGGGTGGCGTCCTGGACGGAGACCCCCGTCATCCGCAGGCCGCCGTCCGGTCCGAGGGCGCGGGCGATGCCGTCGTCGTCGATCGGGTAGCTCTCGAAGACCACCAGGGTGTCGAAGAGCGCGGGGTGTCCGGCGGCGCGCTGGATGTCGGCGAGGCCGAGGTGCCGGTGGTCGAGGAGCGCGGACTGCTCGGACTGTACGCGGGTGAGCAGGTCGGCGAGTGGTTCCGCCGGGCGCAGCCGCACGCGTACGGGCAGGGTGTTGATGAACAGGCCGACCATCGTGTCGATGCCGGGGAGGTCGGCGTCGCGCCCGGAGACGGTCGCACCCAGGACCACGTCGTCCCGGCCGGTCAGCCGGCCGAGCAGCACCGCCCACAGGCCCTGGAGGACGCTGCTGACGGTCAGCCCGTGGGTGCGGGCGGCGGCGGTGAGGGCGGCGGTGTCCCGCTCGCTGAGGTCGAGGACGAGCCGCTCGGGGTGTTCG
The Streptomyces sp. NBC_01485 genome window above contains:
- a CDS encoding amino acid adenylation domain-containing protein; translated protein: MATRPAVEDVLPLSPMQEGMVFHALYDTRAPDVYTGQMTLVLEGPLDAPRMRAAAAALLARHANLRAAFRTQRSGRPVQVIRSEVRTPWQVTDLTALPPGARERAFEDLLAGERGERFDLARPPLLRFRLVRFADRDHRLVISSHHLLWDGWSAPVLVRELFGLYASDGDPAALPRVRPYRDYLAWLARQDQEAARRAWQAALKGLDEPSLLAPDARDHRVGQPLGHPAAEPIGHSAGQPEHPERLVLDLSERDTAALTAAARTHGLTVSSVLQGLWAVLLGRLTGRDDVVLGATVSGRDADLPGIDTMVGLFINTLPVRVRLRPAEPLADLLTRVQSEQSALLDHRHLGLADIQRAAGHPALFDTLVVFESYPIDDDGIARALGPDGGLRMTGVSVQDATHYPLTLTALPGPRLTLTLAHRPSVVDHAEAARTGTRLRLLIRAFVTDATRPVAELDLLTEDEHRALRELDRLAFRPLAHPTVPALLADQAARTPDAVAVLHGDTTLTYAELHARADRLAAALTRRGAGPESVVGVALPRGPDQVTALLATFKTGAAVLPIDPAHPRDRITLMLTDAAPRFVICEPVMGEQLGIDGELICPPDETGTPGGEGGAAGGGPRDRSPLSPDHPAYVIFTSGSTGRPKGVVGTQRALANRLAWTGELRADDALGVRVAKSPLSFIDGLTELLGALATGDAVVLADDDTARDPTALAALAERSRATTLTAVPSLYTTLVESAPPDAFATVRTWISSGEPLPGPLAEAIARRWPQARLVNLYGCSEAAGDSLAHVYDDREDGGPVPLGRPIAHTRVHVLDAHLRPAPTGAVGELYLAGDGLARGYLKQPGRTAERFVADPFGPPGTRLYRTGDLARRRADGTVEFLGRADDQVKIRGFRVEPGEIEAVLRSLPGVAHAAVTARRDGSTPRRLVAYVVPVPVPVPVPEAEAEAEAEAEAEAEAEAEAEAEAEAEAGAGAGAGAGAGAVPDPLPLRRALADRLPAHLVPSAVVVLDALPLTPSGKLDRRALPAPDHTGTGPFAAPRTEPEKVLCALFADVLEREQVGVHDDFFELGGDSILTVRLADRARRSGLALSPRDVFTHRTPAGLAASLPPPGQDAGPAPEGFTATGAPLVSLSAAQLDNVKARWRTR